The Nostoc sp. PCC 7120 = FACHB-418 genome has a window encoding:
- the rsgA gene encoding ribosome small subunit-dependent GTPase A yields the protein MNLDLLGWSDFFTHSFVPYRQQGFSVGRVAIEYRNTYIVYSKQGELAAKVTGKLRHQATQPQDFPAVGDWVIIQTRESEGCATIHGILPRKSKFSRKTVGSKTEEQIVAANVDTVFLVCGLDGDFNPRRIERYLILAWESGANPVIVLNKADLCNSLDECISEVEAVAIGVPILVLSATNNQGIDTLKAYLQPGQTVALLGSSGVGKSTITNQLKGASVQAVQPVRQGDDRGRHTTTNRELILLPTGGLIVDTPGMREIQIWAGDESLQETFADIETLAPECRFRNCQHHNEPGCAVQQALLEGELDYSRFLGYQKLQKELNYLVRKQEQRAQLAQKERWKKIHKAMRNHHQY from the coding sequence ATGAATTTGGATTTATTAGGCTGGAGTGACTTTTTTACTCACAGTTTCGTACCCTATCGCCAACAAGGATTTAGCGTTGGTAGAGTTGCTATTGAATACAGAAATACTTACATCGTCTATAGCAAACAAGGCGAACTAGCAGCAAAAGTTACAGGGAAACTGCGACATCAAGCTACTCAACCACAAGACTTTCCCGCAGTTGGAGACTGGGTAATCATTCAGACGCGAGAGTCAGAAGGATGTGCTACCATTCACGGAATTTTGCCCAGAAAAAGTAAGTTTTCACGGAAAACAGTTGGTAGTAAAACCGAAGAACAAATTGTTGCAGCTAATGTTGACACCGTGTTCTTGGTTTGTGGACTTGATGGCGACTTTAACCCTAGAAGAATAGAACGCTATCTAATTTTGGCTTGGGAAAGTGGGGCAAATCCAGTCATCGTTTTAAATAAAGCTGACCTGTGCAACTCTTTAGATGAGTGTATATCTGAAGTGGAAGCTGTTGCCATTGGTGTACCAATTCTAGTATTAAGTGCTACCAACAATCAAGGAATAGATACTTTGAAAGCATACCTCCAACCAGGACAAACAGTTGCTTTGTTAGGGTCTTCTGGTGTGGGTAAATCTACAATCACTAACCAACTCAAAGGTGCATCAGTGCAAGCTGTGCAACCAGTGCGCCAAGGTGATGACCGAGGTAGACACACCACTACAAATCGAGAATTGATATTACTGCCAACAGGCGGTTTAATTGTTGATACCCCAGGAATGCGAGAAATTCAAATTTGGGCAGGTGATGAAAGTTTGCAAGAAACTTTTGCTGACATCGAAACCTTAGCCCCAGAATGTCGCTTTCGCAATTGCCAGCACCACAACGAACCCGGTTGTGCAGTGCAACAAGCATTACTTGAGGGTGAACTTGATTATTCCAGATTTCTGGGCTACCAAAAATTGCAAAAAGAACTTAACTATCTTGTCCGCAAACAAGAACAAAGGGCGCAATTAGCCCAGAAAGAACGCTGGAAGAAAATTCATAAAGCCATGCGAAATCATCACCAGTATTAA
- a CDS encoding type I restriction endonuclease: MTQVTAITEAITSLSEALTRFGLVRIESEDFFPEWKSELPEITEAEKASLDVLRRRYLYHRGEGDLLEGTVMLLVVSPLLALSGFYDPPFRIKAESSVDLVLDDGEEVLRGRIDVLILQNQLWVMVLESKKTTLSIWSAVPQALAYLMANPQPDKPVFGMVTNGDDVLFIKVKREAGTPQYDLSRVFALFTSVKELYNILQILKRIGQVISDAS, from the coding sequence ATGACACAGGTAACAGCAATCACAGAAGCGATTACCAGTTTGAGTGAAGCTCTAACCCGCTTTGGTTTAGTCCGCATTGAGTCAGAGGATTTTTTCCCAGAGTGGAAGAGTGAACTACCCGAAATTACGGAAGCAGAAAAAGCGTCCCTGGATGTACTGCGACGCAGATATCTATACCACCGTGGTGAAGGTGATTTATTAGAAGGAACAGTCATGTTGCTAGTGGTGTCGCCGTTACTAGCACTGTCTGGATTTTACGATCCACCATTCAGGATTAAAGCAGAATCATCTGTGGATTTAGTACTGGATGATGGCGAGGAAGTGCTGCGTGGTCGGATTGATGTTTTGATACTACAAAATCAGTTGTGGGTGATGGTATTAGAGTCTAAAAAAACCACACTTTCGATTTGGTCGGCTGTACCGCAAGCCCTAGCTTATCTAATGGCTAACCCTCAACCAGATAAACCTGTGTTTGGGATGGTAACGAATGGGGACGATGTTCTATTTATCAAAGTAAAGCGAGAAGCAGGCACACCACAATATGACTTGTCACGGGTGTTTGCTTTGTTTACATCTGTCAAAGAACTCTACAATATTTTGCAGATTCTCAAGCGTATTGGTCAAGTAATATCTGACGCATCATAA
- a CDS encoding type 1 glutamine amidotransferase domain-containing protein, translated as MSKQILMIVANPSISTTLGVPVGFWASELIHPYDVFTKAGLQVFIASPQGGKVEFDNFSDPRDASGYSQDDTLSLEYIQQPKFMQLLENTPAIASLNPDDFDAIVVCGGQSPMFTFRQNTVLVDLFLKFYADHKPSAALCHGTCLLLEAKLNNGSPLIQGKTMTGFANSEEDYADHVVGQKVMPFRIEDEAKKLGANFVTKEAFAPHAVRDGHLITGQQQNSGTETAKLVLDALGITGVS; from the coding sequence ATGAGCAAGCAGATTCTCATGATTGTGGCCAACCCTTCCATTTCAACTACTTTGGGTGTGCCTGTCGGGTTTTGGGCATCAGAACTGATACATCCTTACGATGTATTTACAAAAGCTGGCTTGCAAGTATTTATTGCTAGTCCCCAAGGGGGCAAAGTGGAATTTGATAATTTCAGCGATCCTCGTGATGCTTCTGGTTATTCCCAAGATGACACACTGTCACTGGAGTATATTCAGCAACCCAAATTCATGCAATTACTGGAAAATACACCTGCGATCGCCAGCCTCAACCCGGATGATTTTGATGCAATTGTGGTGTGCGGTGGGCAATCCCCTATGTTTACTTTTCGTCAAAACACCGTTTTGGTGGATCTGTTTCTCAAATTTTACGCAGATCACAAACCCAGTGCAGCTTTATGTCACGGTACCTGTTTACTATTAGAAGCTAAGTTAAACAATGGCTCACCTCTGATTCAAGGCAAAACAATGACGGGGTTTGCTAATAGCGAAGAAGATTATGCGGATCATGTCGTTGGTCAAAAAGTCATGCCATTTCGCATTGAAGACGAAGCCAAAAAGTTAGGTGCTAACTTCGTCACTAAAGAAGCTTTTGCACCTCATGCTGTCAGAGATGGACATCTGATCACGGGACAACAACAGAACTCTGGGACAGAAACCGCCAAACTCGTCTTAGATGCGTTGGGGATTACAGGAGTCTCATAA
- a CDS encoding RNA-guided endonuclease InsQ/TnpB family protein, producing MALRRATFRLYPTKKVNDLLHYHRRLHKELYNAAVSNRITSYKKFGKSVSYFDQQNCLPDFKEVWTEYKQINSQSLQSTLKRVDLAFQRFFKGLGGYPKFKSIRRYSGWSYPSFTGWKCHSTGDNGYLELAKIGSIQMRGKSRLWGHPKALDIVHRNGKWYASIVLDVDDEMLRSSRKTDSGVVAIDLGCNDAIAWTNGEENGLISAPRFFRNAEKKIKQLSKAKRRKRSPNYKKRQKASRRWKKVQSRISKL from the coding sequence GTGGCATTGCGTAGAGCAACTTTTAGGTTATATCCAACCAAGAAAGTGAATGATTTATTGCACTATCACCGGAGACTTCATAAAGAACTCTACAATGCCGCAGTGTCTAATAGAATTACGTCTTACAAGAAATTTGGTAAGTCAGTTTCGTACTTTGATCAACAAAATTGCCTACCAGATTTTAAGGAAGTTTGGACTGAATATAAACAAATAAATTCCCAATCATTGCAATCAACATTAAAACGTGTTGATTTAGCATTCCAACGTTTCTTCAAAGGTCTAGGTGGTTATCCTAAATTCAAATCAATTCGCCGCTATTCTGGTTGGAGCTACCCATCTTTTACAGGATGGAAATGTCATAGTACAGGCGATAACGGCTATCTAGAACTAGCTAAGATTGGTTCTATACAAATGCGGGGTAAGTCTAGGTTGTGGGGTCATCCCAAAGCACTAGACATAGTTCACCGCAATGGTAAATGGTACGCATCTATAGTTTTGGATGTAGATGATGAGATGCTGAGAAGTAGCCGTAAAACAGATAGTGGTGTGGTTGCAATTGATTTGGGTTGCAATGATGCAATTGCTTGGACTAACGGAGAAGAAAACGGGTTAATTTCTGCCCCTAGATTTTTTAGGAATGCAGAGAAGAAAATCAAACAATTAAGTAAAGCCAAACGTCGTAAGCGTTCACCTAATTACAAGAAAAGACAGAAAGCTTCTAGGAGATGGAAGAAAGTTCAATCGCGGATTAGTAAGTTATAG
- a CDS encoding NADPH-dependent F420 reductase, whose protein sequence is MKIAFIGIGQVGSALASQLLSLDHTVTIAARNSNSDSVKTALAKYPELQVSSPQEAIAQAEVIFLATPFTANQAALAEVGDLSGKILVDCTNPVGVNLTHGLKSEQSGSELVQSFVPHAKVVKAFTIYGFENFEHNTYPGYGNLKPAMLIAGNDVPAKQVVSTLCQQLGWEAVDVGNLSMSLHLEHMTLLWIKMARVQGRGANFVWAMLQR, encoded by the coding sequence ATGAAGATTGCATTTATCGGTATTGGACAAGTCGGTTCTGCATTAGCTAGTCAATTACTGTCGTTAGACCACACTGTAACTATTGCTGCACGCAACTCTAATTCAGATAGTGTCAAAACGGCTTTAGCTAAATATCCAGAACTACAAGTTTCTTCTCCCCAAGAGGCGATCGCTCAAGCTGAGGTGATTTTTCTAGCTACCCCGTTTACTGCTAATCAAGCAGCTTTAGCAGAAGTTGGGGATTTATCAGGCAAAATTCTGGTTGATTGCACTAATCCTGTAGGGGTAAATCTGACTCACGGACTCAAAAGTGAACAATCCGGTAGTGAACTTGTTCAAAGTTTTGTACCTCATGCCAAAGTAGTCAAAGCATTTACGATTTATGGCTTTGAAAACTTTGAACATAATACCTATCCTGGTTATGGCAACCTCAAACCTGCTATGTTAATTGCTGGGAATGATGTCCCCGCAAAGCAAGTTGTCTCTACTCTCTGCCAACAACTGGGTTGGGAAGCTGTTGATGTGGGCAATCTTTCTATGAGTTTGCATCTAGAACACATGACTCTGCTGTGGATTAAAATGGCCAGAGTTCAAGGTCGGGGAGCTAATTTTGTGTGGGCGATGCTTCAGAGGTAA
- a CDS encoding ISAzo13 family transposase, which produces MQLTENLKSLYIKTAKKLKGSDRRQFMAEVVKGLGIGGQTLVERELGWNRRTIRKGMQELESGKPFIDGFERSGRKRVETKLPNLLEDIKSLVDPQTQTDPSFKSTRLYTRMTASVVRRQLIEQFGYSDKELPSSETIRRRLNDLGYTLKRVLKTKPIKKIPETEAIFEQVEQINTEADNDPHTLRISIDAKVAVKIGEFDRGGKTRIPTTSLDHDFPTEMTLIPYGIFIPEYNELFLFFVSSKLTADCIVDLLESWWQNVKHRFAHIQKLVINQDNGPENHSRRTQFMKRVVDFSTSSQLTLQLAYYPPYHSKYNPIERCFGWLEQHWNGSLLDTVETVLNFAQTLTFKGKNPVVTLVEKVYSTGVKLTTSAMEEIETQINRLPNLKKWFVEIFAKPA; this is translated from the coding sequence ATTCAACTCACAGAGAACCTAAAATCTCTTTACATCAAAACAGCGAAAAAACTCAAGGGAAGCGACCGACGACAATTCATGGCAGAAGTGGTCAAAGGTTTGGGAATTGGTGGACAGACTTTAGTAGAACGCGAGTTGGGATGGAATAGGCGTACTATCCGTAAAGGGATGCAGGAGTTGGAGAGTGGCAAGCCTTTTATTGATGGTTTTGAGCGTAGTGGACGTAAGCGGGTGGAAACAAAATTACCAAACTTGTTGGAGGATATTAAATCGTTAGTAGACCCACAAACTCAAACTGACCCCAGTTTTAAGAGTACACGCTTATATACACGCATGACGGCAAGTGTTGTACGTCGTCAACTAATTGAACAATTTGGTTACAGTGACAAAGAACTACCTTCATCAGAGACAATTCGACGACGATTGAATGATTTGGGTTATACCTTAAAACGAGTTCTGAAAACCAAGCCTATCAAGAAGATTCCAGAAACAGAAGCCATTTTTGAACAAGTCGAGCAAATTAATACTGAAGCTGATAATGACCCTCATACTCTCCGGATCTCCATTGATGCGAAGGTGGCAGTCAAGATTGGAGAGTTTGACCGAGGTGGTAAAACTCGAATCCCAACTACCTCATTAGACCACGACTTTCCGACCGAGATGACTCTGATTCCCTACGGCATTTTTATACCTGAGTACAACGAGTTATTTTTATTTTTCGTTTCTTCCAAATTAACTGCTGATTGTATTGTTGACTTGCTTGAAAGCTGGTGGCAAAATGTCAAACACCGATTTGCTCATATTCAAAAACTGGTAATTAATCAAGATAATGGACCGGAAAATCATTCTCGTCGCACTCAGTTTATGAAGCGGGTTGTAGATTTTAGCACATCATCTCAACTGACGTTACAACTTGCTTATTATCCGCCGTATCATAGCAAATACAACCCAATAGAACGTTGCTTTGGTTGGTTAGAACAGCATTGGAATGGTAGTTTACTTGACACCGTTGAGACCGTACTGAATTTCGCCCAAACTCTCACATTTAAGGGTAAAAATCCGGTTGTCACACTGGTAGAAAAAGTTTACTCCACAGGAGTTAAACTTACAACTTCAGCTATGGAAGAAATTGAAACCCAGATTAACCGCCTCCCCAATCTCAAAAAATGGTTTGTGGAAATTTTTGCTAAACCAGCATAG
- a CDS encoding family 10 glycosylhydrolase gives MPHQKKDRSGCGCLNIPLSVILAVAGGGYWWFSQAENLDMFSRFLSKDERINIPIFNPTPTSPSISIPTASATPKNSLPTSVNVASKNNKASSTITQERKTVLPPNPWEKKLIRGIYLSRYQATNNADEQTIRQRVRYYRSQGINTIIHGVWGNGCTMYKSDVMQQTLGYSSCPNQFQEKWLNWLIDEAHKQGMQVHAYFEKGIKIDKNSPIFDLAVAKNWMVPGIDKTYAGIDHYVLDVEKPEVATFFKNISVEFVKKYPNVDAVQWDDYLGYYAELPGKTDRTKHLTKFVQQMTSSMKEANSLVSFDICHHNPYWAKKYFAADWEQWGVDRVFIQAYNDKNFTEELNYAQKYAGIAITDKQLSRLKELVNNPNIQSILVFPFSGNPEKTASNLKQAI, from the coding sequence ATGCCGCACCAAAAAAAAGACCGTAGTGGATGTGGGTGCCTAAATATTCCATTATCCGTAATACTAGCTGTCGCGGGAGGTGGTTACTGGTGGTTCAGTCAAGCAGAAAATTTAGATATGTTCAGCAGATTTTTATCCAAGGATGAACGAATAAATATCCCAATTTTCAATCCTACTCCAACGTCCCCCTCAATTTCCATACCCACTGCTTCTGCAACTCCAAAGAATTCTTTACCTACATCTGTAAATGTAGCTTCTAAAAATAACAAAGCTTCAAGCACAATAACACAAGAGAGAAAAACAGTATTACCTCCAAATCCTTGGGAGAAAAAACTAATTAGAGGGATTTATTTAAGTCGTTATCAAGCTACAAATAATGCCGATGAGCAAACGATTCGTCAGAGAGTTCGCTACTATCGTTCTCAAGGTATCAATACCATTATTCATGGTGTTTGGGGTAATGGTTGTACGATGTACAAAAGTGATGTGATGCAGCAAACTTTAGGATATAGCAGTTGTCCTAACCAATTTCAAGAAAAATGGTTAAATTGGTTGATTGATGAAGCACATAAACAAGGAATGCAAGTTCATGCTTATTTTGAGAAGGGAATTAAAATAGATAAAAATAGTCCGATTTTTGATTTAGCTGTTGCTAAAAATTGGATGGTGCCAGGAATAGATAAAACTTATGCCGGGATTGACCATTATGTACTTGATGTAGAGAAACCAGAAGTTGCTACTTTCTTCAAAAATATTTCAGTTGAGTTCGTTAAGAAATATCCTAATGTTGATGCAGTTCAATGGGATGATTATCTAGGATATTATGCTGAATTACCGGGAAAAACTGACAGAACTAAGCATTTAACTAAGTTTGTACAACAAATGACAAGCTCGATGAAAGAAGCGAATTCTTTGGTAAGTTTTGATATTTGTCATCATAACCCTTATTGGGCTAAAAAATATTTTGCGGCTGATTGGGAACAGTGGGGTGTAGACCGAGTATTCATTCAAGCATATAATGATAAGAATTTTACTGAAGAACTAAATTACGCCCAAAAATATGCTGGAATTGCAATTACAGATAAGCAGCTTAGTCGTTTAAAAGAATTAGTGAATAATCCCAATATTCAGAGTATTTTAGTTTTCCCATTTTCCGGTAATCCAGAAAAGACAGCTTCTAATTTAAAACAAGCTATTTGA
- a CDS encoding GNAT family N-acetyltransferase produces the protein MQLHRFDNIQEFWHSTQAYLLQHQVENNVLLSISHTLLHNPERYLGKPYLAIVQTSGEILAVAIRTPPQKLILSKAQNMDALRLIAQDLRQEQLPGSMGLATEAEIFSQTWQALTGQFYQRSVVMKIYQLTAVQTVSTSRGYLRLATEGDRSILTKWLSAFLSEIDEAVSEDVEHQVDNRLKQQNTYFWVDSTPVSVASSKQVLPTIGRINLAYTPPEYRRKGYATTCVAALSQKLLDQGCRHCFLIADLANSTANHIYQAIGYRPLSDWHEYSFTSKQ, from the coding sequence ATGCAACTACATCGATTCGACAACATTCAGGAGTTCTGGCACTCCACTCAGGCTTACTTGCTCCAGCATCAGGTAGAAAACAATGTTTTGCTCAGTATCTCGCATACCTTGTTGCATAACCCAGAACGTTATCTAGGCAAGCCTTATTTAGCAATTGTCCAAACAAGTGGTGAGATTCTGGCTGTTGCCATCCGCACCCCACCCCAAAAATTGATCCTATCCAAAGCCCAGAATATGGATGCCTTGCGGTTGATTGCTCAAGATTTGCGTCAAGAGCAACTGCCAGGAAGTATGGGACTGGCAACTGAAGCAGAAATATTCTCGCAGACTTGGCAAGCCCTGACAGGACAATTCTATCAACGGTCGGTGGTAATGAAAATTTACCAATTAACGGCAGTGCAAACAGTCTCAACGTCCAGAGGATATCTTAGACTGGCAACTGAAGGCGATCGCTCTATTTTGACTAAGTGGCTTTCTGCATTTTTATCTGAGATCGATGAGGCGGTGAGCGAAGATGTCGAACACCAGGTAGATAATCGGTTGAAACAGCAGAATACTTATTTTTGGGTTGATAGCACTCCAGTTTCAGTTGCGTCTAGTAAACAAGTGTTACCTACAATTGGTCGGATCAATTTAGCTTATACACCACCAGAGTATCGTCGTAAAGGATATGCCACTACCTGTGTCGCTGCATTAAGCCAAAAACTGCTAGATCAGGGATGCCGCCATTGTTTCCTCATAGCAGATTTAGCTAATTCCACAGCCAATCATATTTATCAAGCGATTGGGTATCGCCCCTTAAGCGATTGGCACGAATACTCATTCACCTCCAAGCAGTAA
- a CDS encoding DEAD/DEAH box helicase, giving the protein MTKVACIYELRNYQHQWIKDIWNSWKRGNRRVLAQLPTGAGKTICFAHICQKFFQKQQKVLVIAHRIELITQAAEKLEQIVGEPVGIIKGGCAAHPERRIQVASIQTLARRDILELPLNIGLLLFDEAHHSSASSYRRLIEHYQEAQILGVTATPQRIDGQGFQELFDDLVVGISTSTLIKEGYLSKFRLFTTNQTISTIGVKKSRGDFRAKELAVAVTSQIGVDEIFQNYLKYAKNLRTVIFACSLEHSRALAAKFRRNGIKAEHLDGETPPELRVQILERFRGGETQVITNYEILTEGYDCPNIECIYCVRPTESSTLWLQMTGRVLRTHTLKPTAVIIDVTDNWKKHGLPDEQRQWSLEAKTLTASSSLGLIQCPHCTHAFKPLSHELAIVDGEIGEDGLLIEHHEAICPNCGQAVEFTTKETTEPILEKTYRIRIRHSLNIDLTEIDLSVSGTRLEMVYDMLYEQRLKNAQPAKIYKAIFMTFIERMSEFTLGDWRAIVKMIEPTELAITKKAWELYQEALDRHKNRLLALSFIEQRKLKNQDNPQGIKSTTDKPQTLGSTSKESVPKQQPQSPLIKENLGNVYFQRKYAQEWQKSLAKCSVTTAEFLSQNAGLFHVETTPKFVNISLEIENVPDLKLKLKEVYNSTEIQSAFSQGFGKQAKVMLRLAPSQTQSQSA; this is encoded by the coding sequence ATGACCAAAGTAGCCTGCATCTACGAACTAAGAAATTATCAGCATCAATGGATAAAGGATATTTGGAACTCTTGGAAACGAGGAAATAGAAGGGTACTGGCTCAGTTACCCACAGGAGCAGGTAAGACCATCTGCTTTGCTCATATCTGTCAGAAATTTTTTCAAAAACAGCAAAAGGTATTAGTTATCGCCCACCGCATTGAATTAATTACTCAAGCCGCCGAAAAGTTAGAACAGATTGTAGGGGAACCAGTAGGCATAATTAAAGGAGGATGTGCGGCGCATCCAGAGCGGAGGATTCAAGTAGCTAGTATTCAAACATTAGCCAGAAGAGATATATTAGAACTACCATTAAACATCGGACTATTACTGTTTGATGAAGCACATCACAGCAGCGCATCATCATATAGAAGGCTAATAGAACATTATCAAGAAGCCCAGATATTGGGTGTAACTGCCACGCCCCAAAGAATCGACGGTCAAGGATTTCAAGAATTATTTGATGATTTAGTAGTAGGCATATCCACATCAACATTAATTAAAGAGGGATATTTAAGTAAATTTAGATTATTTACCACCAACCAAACTATTTCTACTATTGGGGTAAAAAAGTCTCGCGGGGATTTTAGAGCCAAGGAACTAGCAGTTGCTGTCACCAGTCAAATCGGGGTAGATGAAATATTTCAAAATTACTTAAAATATGCAAAAAACTTGCGGACAGTTATATTCGCCTGTAGTTTAGAACATAGTAGAGCGTTGGCGGCAAAATTTCGCCGTAATGGAATTAAAGCCGAACATTTAGATGGGGAAACTCCGCCAGAATTAAGAGTTCAAATTTTAGAACGATTCCGTGGTGGGGAAACCCAAGTAATTACTAATTACGAAATATTAACAGAAGGATATGATTGTCCCAACATCGAGTGTATTTACTGTGTGCGTCCAACAGAAAGCTCCACCTTATGGCTTCAGATGACAGGAAGGGTGTTGAGAACACACACACTCAAACCAACGGCGGTGATCATAGACGTAACAGACAACTGGAAAAAGCACGGACTCCCAGACGAGCAGCGTCAATGGAGCTTAGAAGCCAAAACTCTTACCGCCTCAAGTTCCTTGGGTTTAATTCAATGCCCACATTGCACCCATGCTTTTAAACCTCTGTCTCATGAACTAGCGATTGTGGATGGAGAAATCGGTGAAGACGGTTTACTGATTGAACACCACGAAGCCATTTGCCCGAATTGCGGTCAAGCAGTTGAGTTTACGACTAAAGAAACTACAGAACCTATCCTGGAGAAAACTTACAGAATTCGCATCAGACATAGCCTGAATATTGACCTCACAGAAATTGACTTATCTGTGTCAGGAACTAGACTAGAAATGGTCTACGATATGTTGTACGAACAGAGATTGAAAAATGCTCAACCTGCCAAAATCTACAAAGCTATATTCATGACTTTTATCGAAAGAATGTCAGAGTTTACTTTAGGAGATTGGCGAGCAATAGTAAAAATGATTGAACCCACTGAATTAGCAATTACTAAAAAAGCTTGGGAGCTATATCAAGAAGCACTAGATAGACATAAAAATAGACTGCTAGCTTTGTCTTTTATTGAACAACGAAAATTAAAGAATCAAGATAATCCACAAGGGATAAAAAGCACAACAGATAAGCCGCAAACCCTGGGATCTACTAGCAAAGAATCAGTGCCAAAACAACAACCGCAATCACCGTTAATTAAAGAAAATTTAGGGAATGTTTATTTCCAAAGAAAATATGCCCAAGAATGGCAAAAATCCTTAGCTAAATGTTCGGTGACAACAGCCGAATTTTTGAGTCAGAATGCGGGATTATTTCATGTAGAGACAACACCGAAATTCGTGAACATTTCTTTGGAGATTGAAAATGTTCCTGACCTGAAATTAAAGCTGAAAGAAGTTTATAATTCCACAGAAATTCAGTCAGCTTTTAGTCAGGGTTTTGGTAAACAGGCCAAAGTGATGCTGAGATTAGCTCCCAGTCAAACCCAAAGCCAGTCGGCTTGA
- the tnpA gene encoding IS200/IS605 family transposase, giving the protein MKTQFRKASHAVFSIHLHVVLIAKYRKEVITQEILVKLQEVFNRVCEKRKCLLTEFSGEDNHVHLLIDVHPDNNISQLIGSLKSASSRIIRKEFQDYLKQYYWKEKDPSFWTDAYSVNSVGGAPLEIVKEYIRSQDKPER; this is encoded by the coding sequence ATGAAAACTCAGTTTAGAAAAGCGTCCCATGCTGTTTTTAGCATTCACTTACACGTTGTACTTATTGCCAAATATCGTAAAGAAGTTATTACACAGGAAATACTTGTTAAGTTACAAGAAGTATTCAACCGTGTTTGCGAGAAACGTAAATGCTTGCTTACTGAGTTTAGTGGCGAAGACAACCATGTGCATTTGTTGATAGACGTGCATCCTGACAACAATATTTCACAGCTAATTGGTTCACTCAAATCAGCATCAAGTCGCATTATTAGAAAAGAGTTTCAAGATTATCTAAAACAATATTATTGGAAAGAGAAAGACCCTAGTTTTTGGACTGATGCCTACTCTGTCAATTCAGTGGGTGGCGCACCGCTAGAAATAGTCAAAGAATATATCCGTTCTCAGGACAAACCCGAAAGATAA
- a CDS encoding zinc ribbon domain-containing protein, with protein MEFSYRKVANQRQNWVHQVTTRIISGNSTVVTEQLEVKNMSAKAKKGKRKKQKSGLNKSILDVGMGMIKQSLKAKLDDFSGVFSEAPTKKIKPSQTCPKCGHQEKKTLDQRVHICSNCNYTQQRDIASGEVMLLWHSGRLPGFGTSLEGVDDSSSTSRTRKTAGSMKQLGQRKRQKSQATLGDVETPGSTK; from the coding sequence GTGGAGTTCTCATATAGAAAAGTAGCTAATCAGCGTCAGAACTGGGTTCATCAAGTTACTACACGAATAATTAGCGGTAATAGCACGGTGGTAACTGAACAACTAGAAGTCAAAAATATGAGTGCCAAAGCTAAAAAGGGTAAACGCAAGAAGCAAAAATCTGGTCTGAACAAATCAATTCTTGATGTTGGTATGGGGATGATAAAACAATCCCTCAAGGCTAAGTTGGATGATTTTAGTGGTGTGTTTTCTGAAGCACCAACTAAGAAGATAAAACCATCACAAACTTGCCCTAAATGTGGGCATCAGGAAAAGAAAACTTTAGACCAGAGAGTGCATATTTGCTCTAATTGTAACTACACTCAGCAGCGTGACATCGCTTCTGGCGAGGTTATGTTGCTTTGGCACTCAGGAAGACTACCGGGATTTGGAACGAGTCTCGAAGGCGTAGATGATTCTAGCTCTACTTCACGTACCCGCAAAACTGCGGGAAGCATGAAGCAACTGGGTCAAAGGAAACGTCAAAAATCTCAGGCTACGCTAGGGGATGTAGAAACCCCTGGCTCAACGAAGTAG